A genome region from Leptospira langatensis includes the following:
- a CDS encoding OmpA family protein, giving the protein MVFRRGLLLLFFIFPSILLSQDSVLFRWKMKSGDDLELNEYHRVRARQGQRIIHREDKNRILLKAVSCKKEGCDFSAIFDTYTKFPEIDPAFYKDKTFKSRFFISETGQYSVPPEYSMPNLRSLPSFSDKSVSQGEVWVKPASESFQFSSARIEIPVQAKYTYKGPETWEYAGRSGKADLIEYNYNLMKENETFSPGVPYKIYGFAKGQVFFDSEAGVPQYKHVQLAYTFVFPNGIAQEMSFEIHGVYSKQNSVSESDKDKVADEVKKMLGGFPDLSSQPKKKPNTSKGNGLEWPEWEGNPEGEKADRAPVEIRKSNEGVVLSLDNLLFDYNKSELKPEAKKVLDRIADVLKKYPNREIRISGHTDDRGSQEYNLKLSQDRALSVLQELRDAHGIEETRMSYRGYGKSQPVAGNEDDAGRAKNRRVDITIVLD; this is encoded by the coding sequence ATGGTATTTCGACGAGGGCTTCTTCTTCTCTTTTTCATTTTTCCCTCGATCCTACTCTCCCAAGACTCCGTGCTATTCCGATGGAAAATGAAGTCGGGAGATGATCTGGAATTAAACGAATACCATAGAGTAAGAGCGAGGCAAGGCCAAAGGATTATCCATCGAGAGGATAAGAACAGGATCTTACTAAAAGCGGTCTCTTGTAAGAAGGAAGGCTGCGACTTCTCCGCCATTTTCGATACATATACTAAGTTCCCGGAAATAGATCCCGCATTTTATAAGGATAAGACTTTCAAGAGCCGCTTCTTCATTTCCGAAACGGGGCAATATTCCGTTCCTCCCGAATACAGTATGCCGAACCTTAGATCTCTTCCGAGCTTTTCGGACAAAAGTGTTTCCCAAGGAGAAGTTTGGGTAAAGCCTGCTTCTGAAAGTTTTCAATTTAGCTCTGCAAGGATAGAGATCCCAGTCCAAGCAAAATATACGTATAAAGGTCCCGAAACTTGGGAGTACGCAGGAAGATCCGGAAAAGCAGATCTGATAGAATATAATTATAATCTAATGAAGGAAAATGAGACTTTCTCCCCCGGCGTTCCATATAAGATCTACGGTTTTGCAAAGGGTCAGGTATTTTTCGATTCGGAAGCAGGAGTCCCTCAATACAAACACGTTCAATTGGCATACACTTTTGTCTTTCCTAACGGGATCGCGCAGGAAATGTCCTTCGAGATCCATGGGGTCTATTCCAAACAAAACTCTGTAAGCGAGTCTGATAAGGATAAGGTTGCCGACGAAGTAAAGAAAATGCTGGGCGGTTTTCCGGACTTAAGCTCGCAACCTAAGAAGAAACCGAATACAAGCAAGGGCAACGGTTTGGAATGGCCGGAATGGGAAGGAAATCCTGAAGGAGAGAAAGCGGATCGGGCCCCTGTGGAGATCCGCAAGTCCAACGAAGGAGTCGTTCTTTCTCTGGATAACTTACTCTTTGATTATAACAAGTCCGAGTTGAAACCGGAAGCGAAGAAAGTCTTGGATCGGATCGCAGACGTATTGAAGAAATATCCGAATCGAGAGATCCGGATCAGCGGACATACTGATGACAGAGGAAGCCAAGAGTATAATCTGAAACTTTCTCAAGACAGGGCATTGAGCGTTTTACAAGAGCTGAGGGACGCTCATGGGATCGAAGAAACTCGAATGTCCTACAGAGGGTATGGAAAATCCCAGCCTGTAGCAGGAAACGAAGATGATGCCGGTCGGGCAAAGAACCGAAGAGTGGACATCACTATCGTATTGGATTGA
- a CDS encoding helix-turn-helix domain-containing protein, giving the protein MLLSIGCLVRPEKSPSFKILSLLSFCVSIQFLSIFFLLREIYFEPLFLNHMHIPLAWFLGPGMFSLFSVTVRDEQMSWTEKSFYLPGVFFLIFFPLFYLAFPESFSSRPIDYFKLRTVSWLDVLLIGAYSANLIFYLSVVWQTRSVFRWQRLKEDAGARILLFVILGSGSATLVLVLAFLIRDLNLLFASVLGTVIYAVIGYLFQIHSPHVFQEIGPSMRDAYRNSRLDGVDTADLETRLDSLMKKERMYLQEDLSLGALSNQLDIKPYQLSEFLNQRKGMNFSKFVNGFRVAEAVRILEKEDGANILAVAYRSGFNSKATFNLAFKSVTGVSPREFLRKTKVS; this is encoded by the coding sequence ATGCTTCTCAGCATAGGATGCTTGGTCCGGCCCGAAAAAAGTCCGAGCTTTAAGATCCTCTCCCTACTTTCCTTTTGCGTCTCGATCCAATTCCTTTCCATTTTCTTTCTATTGAGGGAAATTTATTTCGAACCATTGTTCTTAAACCATATGCATATTCCCTTGGCCTGGTTCTTGGGTCCGGGAATGTTCAGTTTATTTTCCGTAACGGTTCGGGACGAACAGATGTCTTGGACAGAAAAGAGCTTCTATTTGCCTGGAGTATTCTTTCTAATCTTCTTCCCTTTATTCTATCTCGCGTTTCCGGAAAGTTTTAGCAGTAGACCGATCGATTATTTCAAACTGAGGACCGTCAGTTGGTTGGATGTCCTACTAATTGGGGCTTATTCTGCGAATCTCATTTTCTATCTCTCAGTAGTCTGGCAGACCAGAAGCGTATTTCGATGGCAAAGATTGAAAGAAGATGCCGGAGCGAGGATCCTTCTCTTTGTGATCTTAGGCAGCGGTAGCGCAACGTTAGTCTTGGTTCTCGCCTTCCTGATCCGAGACCTGAATCTCCTGTTCGCTTCGGTCCTAGGAACAGTGATCTATGCGGTGATCGGCTATCTATTCCAGATCCATTCCCCTCATGTTTTCCAGGAGATCGGTCCTTCCATGAGAGACGCATATCGAAACTCCAGATTAGATGGAGTGGATACCGCGGACCTGGAGACTAGGCTCGATTCTCTAATGAAGAAGGAAAGGATGTACTTACAAGAAGATCTTTCCTTAGGGGCTCTATCTAATCAGTTAGATATCAAACCTTATCAGCTTTCTGAATTTTTGAACCAAAGAAAGGGTATGAACTTCTCCAAATTCGTAAACGGCTTCCGAGTAGCAGAGGCAGTACGTATTTTAGAAAAAGAAGATGGAGCGAATATTCTCGCAGTCGCCTACCGGTCCGGCTTCAATTCAAAGGCCACGTTCAATCTTGCCTTCAAATCCGTTACAGGCGTTTCTCCAAGAGAGTTTTTAAGAAAAACAAAAGTCTCTTAG
- a CDS encoding alpha/beta fold hydrolase, with amino-acid sequence MRKTYRTLVMRLCILTMTMGVFFYSCKSESPNNAEAAALLASLDPSLAQAIGNQSGTTGTLRAADTESDIQAAFAQENDGSFTFDNTIKVNAFDGVSLEVNLFKPANIPSGTKLPAIVFVNSWALNKYEYIVPAAKLAKKGYIVLCYSTRGFGASGGLIDTAGPKDRADLSSILDWLLANTPTDIANIGISGVSYGAGISLTGVSTEPRIKTAVAMSGWGDLKRSLYGNDTPRLVWGLILVASSYITGRPDPIVAQNFASLIQHTNIDFVTSWAADRSPQTYVGQLNASSGKSVMISNNFEDFLFNPNGILDYYTQITVPKKLLMNEGIHASAEATGLLGISNFVWDNAYDWFDYWLKGVNNGIMAKPQVTLQTRFNGPRVTYPSWPAPTVGNKTYYLKPRGLFTNGEISTSQNTTVTNTTILSGADTVATTGFPLLSDILSAQVGIPTTTNLFFESRVNGIVYQSSALSSALKIRGKMFWNGRISSTLGKANINVYFYDVAKSGTATLITHGTYTIFDAAANEARDISIDLNAVAYDVPAGDSIAIAIDTYDVLYSVPTTLIYGLDVKHLKSPQTTLVIQSE; translated from the coding sequence ATGAGAAAAACATATCGAACGTTAGTTATGCGACTTTGCATACTAACTATGACGATGGGTGTGTTCTTTTACTCTTGTAAAAGCGAATCACCAAATAATGCGGAAGCGGCGGCCTTACTTGCATCTTTAGATCCAAGTTTAGCCCAAGCAATTGGAAACCAAAGCGGAACAACAGGAACTCTGCGGGCGGCGGATACCGAATCGGATATCCAGGCTGCATTCGCACAAGAGAATGATGGAAGCTTTACTTTCGACAATACGATCAAGGTCAATGCCTTTGACGGAGTCTCTTTAGAAGTAAACCTTTTCAAACCTGCAAATATTCCCAGCGGAACCAAACTACCCGCAATCGTATTCGTAAACAGTTGGGCACTCAACAAATACGAATACATAGTCCCTGCTGCGAAATTAGCAAAGAAAGGCTATATCGTTCTTTGTTACAGCACTAGAGGATTCGGGGCTTCCGGTGGATTGATAGATACTGCAGGACCGAAGGATAGAGCGGACCTCAGCTCCATTCTGGATTGGTTGCTCGCAAATACTCCCACCGACATCGCCAATATCGGTATCTCGGGAGTATCTTATGGAGCGGGAATCTCCTTAACAGGGGTGAGTACCGAGCCTAGAATTAAGACTGCGGTAGCCATGAGTGGTTGGGGAGATCTAAAACGCTCCTTGTACGGAAACGATACTCCTAGACTTGTCTGGGGATTGATCCTAGTTGCCTCCAGCTATATTACTGGAAGACCGGACCCTATCGTAGCTCAGAACTTCGCGAGCTTAATACAGCATACCAATATTGATTTTGTTACTTCTTGGGCGGCAGACCGTTCTCCTCAAACCTACGTAGGACAATTGAACGCAAGCTCAGGCAAATCAGTAATGATCTCGAATAACTTCGAGGACTTCTTGTTCAACCCGAACGGGATCTTGGATTATTATACCCAGATCACTGTTCCTAAGAAACTCTTAATGAACGAAGGGATCCATGCTTCCGCAGAAGCGACAGGACTATTAGGAATTTCTAACTTTGTTTGGGACAATGCCTACGACTGGTTCGACTACTGGTTGAAAGGCGTAAACAACGGGATCATGGCAAAACCTCAGGTTACCCTCCAAACCCGTTTTAACGGCCCGAGAGTTACCTATCCTTCTTGGCCGGCACCTACCGTGGGGAACAAGACCTATTATTTGAAGCCAAGGGGCCTTTTCACTAACGGCGAGATCTCTACGAGCCAGAACACTACAGTGACCAACACTACCATTCTTTCCGGAGCTGACACTGTTGCTACTACGGGCTTCCCTTTACTTTCGGATATTCTTTCGGCACAGGTAGGGATCCCTACTACAACGAATCTATTCTTCGAAAGCAGAGTAAATGGGATCGTATATCAATCTTCTGCTTTGAGCAGCGCTCTTAAGATCAGAGGAAAGATGTTCTGGAACGGAAGAATCTCCTCTACCTTAGGAAAAGCGAATATAAACGTTTACTTCTATGACGTTGCTAAGAGCGGCACCGCTACTCTGATCACTCATGGAACGTATACGATCTTTGACGCGGCTGCCAACGAGGCTCGGGACATTTCCATTGACTTGAATGCTGTAGCTTATGATGTGCCTGCGGGAGATAGCATCGCTATTGCGATCGATACGTATGACGTTCTGTATTCTGTCCCTACGACACTGATCTATGGGCTGGATGTAAAACATCTCAAGTCTCCTCAGACGACCTTGGTAATCCAATCCGAGTAA
- the cutA gene encoding divalent-cation tolerance protein CutA has protein sequence MGYRTIYTTAKDEDEAMLIAETLVEEKLVACANVIPSMRSVYRWHGRVEHNDEFVVLLKTTAALAEKVVARVKELHSYTVPCVVSWEIKEGNPKYLDWIESETVK, from the coding sequence ATGGGCTATCGAACAATCTACACCACTGCAAAGGATGAGGATGAAGCGATGCTGATCGCTGAAACTCTGGTAGAAGAGAAACTGGTTGCTTGTGCAAATGTGATCCCGTCTATGCGATCCGTTTACAGATGGCATGGTCGAGTAGAGCACAACGATGAATTCGTTGTTTTACTAAAGACCACAGCCGCTCTCGCGGAGAAGGTTGTGGCTAGGGTGAAAGAGTTGCATAGTTACACCGTGCCGTGTGTGGTCTCCTGGGAGATCAAAGAGGGGAATCCAAAGTATTTGGATTGGATAGAATCCGAAACCGTAAAATAA
- a CDS encoding patatin-like phospholipase family protein has protein sequence MVSRKAPNILIRKSYDALCFNSAFFGFYAHSGFSLGLKEIGFVPSKITGSSSGALIGSLIAGGFPPEEITRFILTLKKSDFWDGNILTQFLKPFRKGLKNYSGLLSGKKIRNLLEPYLGGKDVSELPTKMGISVSNLTKGIRELRTSGNTIDLILASMTFPILFEIPNINGEEFLDGGVADAEPIKEFILDPSIKRIIVHDIENRKPVSEKILMRAFDSCVNVIASETKDLKDILAKKYGKKIIRVVTNTPYLHPNKMENGRLALELGRRSAHFMKDQILGKIKN, from the coding sequence ATGGTTTCCCGAAAAGCACCTAATATTCTAATTCGAAAATCGTATGACGCTCTTTGCTTCAACTCCGCATTTTTCGGATTCTATGCACACTCCGGTTTTTCCTTGGGACTGAAGGAGATCGGATTCGTACCTTCTAAAATTACGGGCTCTAGCTCGGGGGCCTTGATCGGCTCCCTGATCGCCGGCGGATTCCCTCCGGAAGAGATCACTCGGTTTATCCTTACCTTGAAAAAAAGCGATTTCTGGGATGGAAATATTCTGACCCAGTTCTTGAAACCGTTCCGAAAAGGGCTCAAGAATTATTCCGGCCTACTCAGCGGCAAAAAGATCCGAAATCTTCTCGAACCGTATTTAGGGGGGAAGGATGTATCCGAACTTCCTACCAAAATGGGGATCTCCGTTTCAAATCTGACCAAAGGGATCCGGGAACTTAGAACGAGCGGAAATACGATCGATCTGATCCTTGCGTCCATGACCTTTCCGATTCTTTTCGAAATTCCTAATATAAACGGAGAGGAATTCTTGGACGGTGGAGTTGCCGATGCCGAGCCTATCAAGGAATTCATCCTAGATCCTAGCATTAAGAGGATCATCGTCCACGATATAGAAAACAGAAAACCTGTCTCCGAAAAGATACTGATGAGAGCCTTCGATTCCTGCGTGAATGTGATCGCAAGCGAGACTAAGGACCTAAAAGATATTCTCGCTAAAAAGTACGGCAAGAAGATCATCCGAGTGGTAACAAACACTCCTTATCTTCATCCGAATAAAATGGAAAACGGAAGGCTGGCACTTGAATTAGGAAGAAGATCCGCTCATTTCATGAAGGACCAGATCCTAGGCAAGATTAAGAACTAA
- a CDS encoding acyl-CoA dehydrogenase family protein, with protein MDFALSDDQKALRDLARDFAKNEIRPKAEHHDKTGEYPLQILKKAWETGLMNIHIPEAYNGAGMAELDDVIIGEELFWGCSAMATAILANNLALAPVLIGASEEVLKKWVQPMTEQFQLCAYAVTEPGAGSDVAGIRTSARKVGDEYIINGSKMWITNAGYADWFFVLTKTDPAAGHKGITGFIVSSKTPGVIVGKKELNMGQKCSDTRGISFEEVKVHKSQMIGKEGDGFKIAMGAFDHTRPGVAIGAVGVARAAMEHALEYAKTRTAFGKPIVENQAISFMIAEMARDIEAGRLLCHQAAWLIDNGFRNTYQASIAKAFCADACMRITTDAVQVLGGYGFNSEYPVEKLMRDAKIFQIYEGTSQIQRLIISRYLTEGKGIEGPNL; from the coding sequence ATGGACTTCGCTCTTTCGGACGATCAAAAAGCGCTCAGAGATCTAGCTAGGGACTTTGCCAAAAACGAGATCAGACCCAAGGCAGAGCATCACGACAAAACGGGTGAGTATCCTCTTCAAATCTTGAAGAAGGCATGGGAAACCGGCTTAATGAATATACACATTCCGGAAGCATATAACGGCGCCGGAATGGCCGAGTTGGATGACGTAATCATAGGCGAGGAATTATTCTGGGGATGTTCCGCAATGGCGACCGCTATTCTTGCAAACAACCTGGCTCTTGCTCCCGTTCTCATCGGTGCAAGCGAAGAAGTTTTGAAGAAATGGGTGCAACCCATGACGGAGCAATTCCAACTTTGCGCGTATGCAGTGACCGAGCCAGGGGCTGGTTCCGACGTTGCAGGGATCCGCACTTCCGCTAGAAAGGTTGGGGACGAATATATCATTAACGGTTCCAAGATGTGGATCACAAACGCAGGCTATGCGGATTGGTTCTTCGTTCTGACTAAAACAGATCCTGCTGCGGGTCATAAAGGGATCACCGGTTTTATCGTTAGTTCCAAGACTCCAGGTGTGATCGTCGGCAAGAAAGAGTTGAACATGGGACAAAAATGTTCCGACACAAGAGGGATCTCTTTCGAAGAAGTAAAAGTCCATAAGAGCCAAATGATCGGTAAGGAAGGAGACGGTTTCAAGATCGCCATGGGTGCGTTCGACCATACTCGTCCTGGGGTTGCGATCGGAGCGGTCGGTGTAGCAAGAGCAGCCATGGAGCATGCATTAGAATATGCTAAGACTAGAACCGCTTTCGGCAAACCGATCGTAGAAAACCAAGCGATCTCCTTTATGATCGCAGAAATGGCGAGAGATATCGAAGCGGGCCGTCTTCTTTGCCACCAAGCCGCTTGGCTGATCGATAACGGTTTCAGGAATACGTACCAAGCATCTATCGCTAAAGCTTTCTGCGCGGACGCTTGTATGAGGATTACCACCGATGCGGTCCAAGTACTCGGCGGTTACGGTTTCAACTCGGAATATCCTGTGGAGAAACTGATGAGAGACGCTAAGATCTTCCAGATCTACGAAGGAACTTCTCAGATCCAAAGATTGATCATCTCCCGTTATCTAACTGAAGGTAAGGGGATCGAAGGACCGAACCTCTGA
- the trpE gene encoding anthranilate synthase component I — METPVSLFAKWGGTEAKHSFLLESVEGGENVGRNSFLGKQPYRLLYGKNGLFYVSKRNEPETEIITYDPLFLLEYSMGEDKYVPDHRLPSFQGGAVGFLSFGAVRYYENIPDTKPEDEPAPDAYFALYDEVLVVDHVDRLLRIVVNARLSEFEDPKACYEATLEKIDAIEKELREGELPGWVSHPLESKEKLEYVPNIPDEDYKKAVQKAKEYIYAGDIFQVVPSRKLEFRPGVPPFQVYRGLRTVNPSPYMYFLKLDDISLVGSSPEIMVKCKDRKTYLRPIAGTRPRGANPEADKLLEENLLSDPKEIAEHIMLVDLGRNDLGRVCEAGSVRVEDFKIIEKYSHVMHIVSQCSGVLNEDKSVYDLLRATLPAGTVSGAPKIRAMEIIDELERTRRGIYSGALGYISYAGDTDMAIVIRTISFYGEKAFVQAGGGVVYDSSPEGELEETKNKMAALLRAVDFARNGLKGEWNR, encoded by the coding sequence CTGGAGACCCCCGTGTCCCTTTTTGCAAAATGGGGAGGCACGGAGGCAAAGCATTCCTTTCTATTGGAATCGGTAGAAGGTGGAGAGAACGTAGGTAGGAACTCTTTCTTAGGAAAGCAACCTTATCGATTGCTCTACGGAAAAAACGGTTTGTTCTACGTTTCCAAAAGGAACGAACCGGAAACAGAGATCATCACGTACGATCCTCTCTTCTTATTGGAATACTCAATGGGCGAGGACAAGTATGTTCCGGATCACAGACTTCCTTCTTTCCAAGGAGGAGCTGTGGGTTTTCTTTCCTTCGGCGCAGTCCGTTATTATGAGAATATTCCGGACACGAAACCGGAAGACGAACCCGCTCCGGATGCATACTTTGCACTCTACGACGAGGTTTTGGTCGTGGATCATGTGGATCGTCTACTCAGGATCGTGGTCAACGCCAGACTTTCCGAATTCGAAGATCCGAAAGCCTGCTACGAAGCTACATTAGAAAAAATTGATGCGATTGAAAAGGAACTGAGAGAAGGAGAACTCCCCGGCTGGGTTTCGCATCCGCTCGAATCCAAAGAAAAACTGGAGTACGTTCCTAACATTCCGGACGAAGACTATAAAAAAGCGGTCCAGAAGGCGAAGGAGTACATTTATGCGGGAGATATCTTCCAAGTAGTTCCTTCTAGAAAGCTGGAGTTCCGTCCAGGAGTTCCTCCCTTCCAAGTTTATCGAGGATTGAGAACGGTAAATCCAAGTCCTTATATGTATTTCTTAAAGCTGGACGATATTTCTCTCGTAGGTTCTTCTCCCGAGATCATGGTCAAATGCAAGGATAGAAAGACCTACCTGAGACCGATCGCCGGCACGAGGCCGAGAGGAGCCAATCCGGAAGCGGACAAACTCCTGGAGGAAAATCTTCTTTCGGATCCGAAGGAAATCGCAGAGCATATCATGCTCGTGGACCTGGGCAGGAACGATCTAGGCAGGGTTTGCGAGGCAGGAAGCGTACGAGTGGAAGATTTCAAGATCATTGAGAAATATTCCCACGTTATGCATATTGTAAGCCAATGTTCCGGAGTGCTGAACGAAGACAAAAGCGTTTACGACCTTCTTCGTGCTACTCTTCCTGCGGGAACGGTTTCCGGCGCTCCTAAGATCCGAGCCATGGAGATCATTGACGAGCTGGAGAGAACTCGAAGAGGGATCTACTCGGGAGCCCTGGGTTATATCTCTTATGCAGGCGATACGGATATGGCCATTGTCATCCGCACTATTTCTTTTTACGGAGAGAAGGCGTTCGTGCAAGCGGGAGGAGGAGTGGTTTACGACTCTTCTCCGGAAGGCGAGTTAGAAGAGACCAAGAATAAGATGGCAGCACTTCTCCGAGCGGTGGACTTCGCAAGAAACGGATTGAAGGGGGAATGGAACAGATGA
- a CDS encoding anthranilate synthase component II — protein MILLIDNYDSFTYNLFQYFSQIGNKVEVFRNDKIDLNTIQDLKPKGIVLSPGPGRPEDSGVCLDVLKELAGKLPIFGVCLGHQAIGLVYGGKIVNAPSIMHGKVSLIEHDGKDIYKSLPSPFLATRYHSLVIQPESLPAELEVASKTEDGVIMGVRHRTKAHLYGVQFHPESIMTQNGLEIVRNFSRIVAEA, from the coding sequence ATGATCCTCCTCATCGATAATTACGATTCTTTTACATACAATTTATTTCAGTATTTCAGCCAGATCGGAAATAAGGTGGAAGTTTTTCGCAACGATAAGATCGATCTGAATACTATCCAAGACTTAAAGCCGAAAGGGATCGTTCTGAGTCCGGGCCCAGGAAGACCGGAAGATTCCGGAGTCTGCCTTGACGTATTAAAAGAGCTAGCGGGCAAACTTCCCATATTCGGGGTTTGCTTGGGTCACCAAGCGATCGGCCTTGTATATGGAGGAAAGATCGTGAACGCCCCAAGTATCATGCACGGAAAAGTTAGCTTGATCGAACACGACGGTAAGGATATATATAAGTCCTTGCCTTCTCCTTTCTTAGCGACCCGCTATCATTCTCTCGTGATCCAACCGGAAAGTCTTCCTGCGGAATTAGAAGTCGCTTCTAAGACCGAAGACGGTGTGATCATGGGAGTGCGCCATAGAACAAAGGCTCATCTTTACGGAGTCCAGTTCCATCCTGAATCCATTATGACCCAAAACGGATTGGAAATCGTAAGAAATTTCTCTCGGATCGTTGCAGAAGCCTAA
- a CDS encoding ABC transporter ATP-binding protein — protein MKIFFRLMSYSVRYKYRFSLGIVFALLTAVLNAVSLTSIIPLFDTMAADPNTRFQFEFTAAEQEIITKEESNIGIRLNPLERAKKVLIDLKRWSNGRTKYMEPKQVVWAVCLFILPLYGLRLLAYLASVFCLATAGYWAVRDIRQELFEKNQMLPLTYFFKEKTGLLMSRIINDVEVVAAVISSNFRDATINFFYVITHLLVLLYLNTELLLIACGTVPLIILPVTLFTKKITKSTERLQEKMADLNANLQEMISGIKVIRVFHTEKLEKEKFQKINQTVYRRNFKGQYYLQIAPSLVELTSSLVVLGFFALGAKFILAGNVDSPFTVGQFMVFLLTLLFLLRPLTQLSQMVGKVSQSIIAGRRIFEIIDLETEDHSEEEKLKSFKLSESIAFRNISFAYPGTSSEVLKDINLDVKIGETVAIVGASGCGKSTLMDLIPRFFDPNNGSIEFDGKNIKDFSLADLRKKIGIVTQDIFLFHGKVSDNIAYGKPDANRKDVIRAARLAHAHDFIKQMDNGYDSILGVRGLNLSGGQRQRLVIARALLRDPEIMILDEATSALDAESERLVSDAFRRLFANRTTFVIAHRLSTIKDIPRILVMDNGRIIEEGNHTSLMEKNGIYRKLTDNQYAGAGILP, from the coding sequence ATGAAGATCTTCTTCCGTTTAATGTCTTATTCCGTACGCTATAAGTACAGATTCTCTTTGGGTATCGTATTTGCTCTTCTAACTGCGGTCCTAAACGCAGTCTCCTTGACCTCGATCATTCCTCTTTTCGATACAATGGCTGCGGATCCGAATACCAGATTTCAATTCGAATTCACTGCGGCGGAACAAGAGATCATTACAAAAGAAGAATCGAATATAGGGATCCGCCTGAATCCTCTGGAAAGAGCAAAGAAAGTATTAATCGATCTGAAGAGATGGTCCAACGGCAGGACAAAATACATGGAACCCAAGCAAGTGGTTTGGGCAGTCTGTCTTTTTATTCTTCCTTTGTATGGGTTAAGGCTTCTGGCCTATCTTGCCTCAGTGTTCTGTTTGGCCACGGCGGGCTATTGGGCCGTTCGGGACATTCGACAGGAATTATTCGAGAAGAACCAGATGCTCCCTCTCACCTACTTCTTTAAGGAGAAGACGGGGCTTTTGATGAGTAGGATCATCAACGATGTAGAAGTGGTGGCGGCAGTCATCTCTTCGAATTTCAGGGATGCGACCATCAACTTCTTCTATGTGATCACTCACCTGCTAGTATTACTTTATTTGAATACGGAACTTCTACTTATCGCCTGCGGGACTGTGCCTTTGATCATTCTTCCGGTAACCTTGTTTACTAAAAAGATCACTAAGTCCACAGAAAGATTACAGGAGAAGATGGCGGATCTGAACGCAAATCTGCAAGAGATGATCTCCGGGATCAAAGTGATCCGAGTATTCCATACGGAAAAACTCGAAAAGGAAAAGTTCCAAAAGATCAACCAAACAGTCTATCGTAGGAATTTCAAGGGCCAATACTATCTGCAGATCGCTCCTAGTCTAGTAGAGCTAACTTCTTCTCTAGTTGTGCTTGGCTTCTTCGCATTAGGTGCAAAATTCATTTTGGCCGGAAATGTGGACTCTCCATTCACAGTCGGTCAGTTCATGGTATTCCTGCTCACTCTTCTTTTCCTTCTTCGCCCTCTCACCCAACTTTCTCAGATGGTAGGCAAGGTCTCTCAATCAATCATCGCAGGAAGAAGGATCTTCGAGATCATAGATTTGGAAACGGAAGATCACAGCGAAGAAGAGAAACTGAAATCCTTTAAACTCTCCGAATCCATCGCATTCCGGAATATCAGCTTCGCGTATCCTGGGACGAGTTCCGAAGTGTTGAAAGATATCAATTTGGATGTAAAGATCGGAGAGACTGTCGCTATTGTTGGCGCCAGTGGTTGTGGTAAGTCCACTCTGATGGACTTAATTCCCCGCTTCTTCGATCCAAATAACGGCTCTATCGAATTCGATGGTAAGAATATTAAGGATTTCTCACTTGCGGATCTTCGTAAAAAGATAGGGATCGTAACCCAGGACATTTTCCTATTTCACGGCAAGGTCTCTGACAATATCGCTTACGGTAAACCGGATGCGAATCGAAAGGATGTGATCCGCGCCGCGCGTCTCGCTCACGCACACGATTTTATCAAACAGATGGACAATGGATACGATAGTATCCTTGGAGTCCGAGGATTGAATCTCTCCGGTGGACAAAGACAACGCTTAGTGATCGCAAGAGCGTTACTGCGGGATCCGGAGATCATGATCTTGGACGAAGCGACTTCTGCCCTGGATGCCGAATCCGAAAGATTGGTCAGCGACGCTTTTAGAAGATTATTCGCGAATCGCACTACCTTTGTGATCGCTCACAGACTTTCTACTATTAAAGACATTCCTAGGATCCTTGTCATGGACAACGGAAGGATCATCGAAGAAGGAAACCACACTTCCCTCATGGAAAAGAACGGGATCTATCGTAAATTAACCGACAACCAATATGCCGGAGCTGGAATACTACCTTGA
- a CDS encoding response regulator: protein MKPLVLIVDDNDRYANNLQAYLTKIGCETIRALDAAQGWEFYLANKSKLKAVITDITMETQTSGLWMIRKIHKDGYAGIKVIATTGFDVGGVMAISRYLLPWFAGIEYMVPKVPLKKGEVLMLPTTIPSTSFEEKIKNS from the coding sequence TTGAAGCCACTCGTACTGATCGTAGACGATAATGATCGTTATGCAAATAATCTACAGGCCTATCTAACCAAGATCGGTTGTGAGACGATTCGCGCTTTAGATGCCGCACAAGGTTGGGAATTCTATCTTGCGAATAAATCCAAACTGAAAGCGGTCATCACGGATATCACCATGGAAACCCAAACCTCAGGCCTTTGGATGATCCGAAAGATCCATAAGGATGGATACGCGGGTATCAAAGTGATCGCGACCACCGGTTTCGACGTGGGCGGCGTCATGGCGATCAGCAGATATCTTCTGCCTTGGTTTGCGGGAATAGAATATATGGTACCCAAGGTGCCTTTAAAGAAGGGAGAAGTCCTCATGCTTCCCACTACGATCCCTTCTACTTCTTTCGAAGAAAAGATCAAAAACTCTTAA